The sequence AGACTTCGCGCCCAATTACCCTGCCCACGGTCGCGACGATCTCCTACATGGTGGAAACGTCGCCCGCGATCGGGGCGGCGCGACCTTTCCAGAGGTCCGGCCACTCGAACGCCTGCGTCACCATTCAGCCGATATCCTCAGCCGCGATCTGGGCATAGGGCGTCCGGGGCTGCATCGGATAGCGGATGGTGCCGAGTCGGGCGACGGTAGCGGCGGTTCGGATCTCGTTCCAGTCGTCCATTTCAGGAACGCTGCATTGATGCGCAGTGCGGGCGCGTTAAGGTCGCTTTATTGCACTCATATGGCAGTCGATATCGACCGGAAAAGCGGAGGCCCCGTAAAGCGACCGACATCGCGCCGTCTCACCGTCAATCCCTCGCCCCGGCGACCCTGTCCGAAGTGCGTCGGTTGCTGTACCTGACCGCGCCGATCATGGTTGGACTGGCCTCCGGCACGCTCATCAGCATGGTCGACACGCTAATGGTCGCGCCGCTCGGGCCCGGATTCGCTGGCCGCGCTCAGGCTGGCGACGAGCGCGCTCGTTGTCTCTATTCAGGGATCTTCGGGCTGCTCTCCGTCGCGGGTGCTCATCTGGCTCGGGCTCCGGGCCGGCGAGGCTTGGGCGATGCTCGGAGAGTTACTAGCCGATGGGCTGCTTCCCGCGATCGGACTCGGGCCGGTTGCAGGTGTGTTGATTCTGATCGCCTTCCCGGCCTTCGCACGGCTCGGCATCAGCGTCGCAGTGCGAGCGCAGCTCTGGTCCTGCGATGGCCGCATCGCTTGTGCCCTACGCGCTGCTCAGGCTTTACCATCACCTGTTCAACGCGCTGGATCGCCGATGGGCGCCGCTCCGGGTGGTTCTGGCAGGCGTCGCGCCGAACGTGCCGCTCAACGGGGTGCTGATCCAGG is a genomic window of Pontivivens ytuae containing:
- a CDS encoding polysaccharide biosynthesis C-terminal domain-containing protein produces the protein MAASLVPYALLRLYHHLFNALDRRWAPLRVVLAGVAPNVPLNGVLIQGVGGLDSLDLAGAGIASLLATTFSPVLTIWLWRSTRIAGARVPA